A part of Schistosoma mansoni strain Puerto Rico chromosome W, complete genome genomic DNA contains:
- a CDS encoding putative transcription elongation factor s-II has translation MEETEHVARRLDRMLKNKKIDDESALKYLRRLRSIEMTLEILTKTGVGIIINKIRKESEDPEVATLGKNMIKQWKKLVPDKSEAPVSCTNTVGNNNSDNGNNNDNKHSPESNSYNACDDGPQEAKRSRPSEKKESTEISGNASRGFFPVHTLTTTDQVRLKAREMLQSALESGNIPSGAYESEFLAIRIESSIYDLFNNTDPKYKQRVRTRVMNLRDSNNPNLRLNVLMGHVSPDKLASMTSEEMASKEMKELREKYTKETIEDHQMAVTGGTETDLLRCGKCKQTKCTYNQVQTRSADEPMTTFVYCNNCGHRWKFC, from the exons ATGGAAGAGACTGAACATGTTGCCCGGCGGCTTGACCGCatgttaaaaaacaaaaaaata GATGATGAGTCTGCGCTAAAATACCTTAGGAGATTGCGAAGCATCGAGATGACTCTGGAAATCTTAACAAAAACCGGTGTGGGTATAATTATCAATAAGATAAGAAAGGAGTCGGAAGATCCGGAGGTTGCTACATTAGGGAAAAACATGATCAAGCAGTGGAAAAAGCTTGTCCCAG ACAAAAGTGAAGCTCCTGTATCTTGCACGAATACTGTTGGCAACAACAATAGTGACAATGgcaacaataatgataataaacattCACCTGAGTCAAATAGCTACAATGCCTGTGACGATGGACCACAGGAAGCCAAACGGTCTCGGCCAAGTGAAAAGAAGGAATCTACAGAAATATCGGGAAATGCAAGTCGTGGATTTTTTCCTGTCCACACCTTGACTACAACGGATCAAGTACGTTTAAAAGCCCGGGAGATGCTTCAATCAGCACTAGAAAGTGGCA ATATTCCTAGCGGTGCTTATGAAAGTGAGTTCCTAGCGATACGAATAGAAAGCTCCATATATGACCTTTTCAACAATACTGATCCCAAGTACAAACAACGAGTACGCACTAGAGTTATGAATCTACGCGATTCTAATAATCCCAATTTGCGACTTAATGTCCTAATGGGACACGTGAGTCCGGATAAACTAGCATCTATGACATCAGAA GAGATGGCTAGTAAAGAAATGAAAGAACTTCGTGAGAAATATACTAAAGAAACTATAGAAGACCATCAAATGGCTGTAACTGGTGGTACAGAAACTGATTTATTACGATGTGGAAAGTGTAAGCAAACCAAGTGTACATATAATCAG GTCCAAACTCGTAGTGCAGATGAACCAATGACCACTTTTGTCTATTGTAACAATTGCGGCCACCGTTGGAAA TTTTGCTGA